The following are from one region of the Muntiacus reevesi chromosome 3, mMunRee1.1, whole genome shotgun sequence genome:
- the MTLN gene encoding mitoregulin gives MADVSERTLQLSVLVAFASGVLVGWQANRLRRRYLDWRKKRLQDKLAATQKKLDLA, from the coding sequence ATGGCGGACGTGTCCGAGAGGACGCTGCAGTTGTCTGTACTGGTGGCTTTCGCCTCCGGAGTGCTCGTGGGCTGGCAGGCAAACCGGCTGCGGCGGCGCTACCTGGACTGGAGGAAGAAGAGGCTGCAAGACAAGCTGGCGGCGACGCAGAAGAAGCTGGATCTGGCCTGA